A single Klebsiella variicola DNA region contains:
- a CDS encoding IclR family transcriptional regulator, which yields MGNEGVIAVEKALALLDCFRPGNDSLTLTELAQLSGYHKTTVYRLMNSLERMNYIIRHDDGTYTLGHRLLYLGKLYEQSFELARVVQPELQALSQASSESASWYVIEGGQRLCLFRAEASQGLRHSNLPGSQFPLDGSAISKVLRHWGLGESLQEDEPTLPFYTSGARDPHTAAFAMPVFGVHDKLIAALALTGPASRLTEDRKENGISQLMQETANRLSLKLGASKPFCERFYGLKE from the coding sequence ATGGGGAATGAAGGCGTAATTGCCGTTGAAAAGGCGCTGGCTTTACTTGATTGCTTCCGTCCCGGTAATGACAGTCTGACGTTAACGGAGCTGGCCCAGCTTTCGGGATATCACAAAACAACCGTTTATCGCCTGATGAATTCGCTTGAGCGAATGAACTACATCATCCGGCACGACGATGGCACCTATACGCTCGGCCACCGTCTGCTCTATCTCGGCAAGCTCTATGAGCAATCATTTGAACTTGCCAGAGTCGTACAGCCGGAATTGCAGGCGCTGTCACAGGCCTCCAGCGAAAGCGCGAGCTGGTATGTGATTGAGGGGGGACAGCGCCTGTGTCTGTTCCGCGCCGAAGCCTCCCAGGGATTACGCCACAGCAACCTGCCCGGCAGCCAGTTCCCGCTGGATGGTTCCGCTATCAGCAAGGTTTTACGCCACTGGGGATTGGGTGAATCGTTGCAGGAAGACGAACCGACGCTGCCGTTCTATACCTCCGGCGCGCGCGACCCGCACACCGCGGCCTTCGCAATGCCGGTGTTTGGCGTCCACGATAAACTGATCGCGGCGCTGGCCCTGACCGGGCCGGCATCGCGTCTGACGGAAGATCGTAAAGAAAACGGCATCAGCCAGCTCATGCAGGAGACGGCCAACCGCCTGTCGCTCAAGCTAGGCGCCAGCAAGCCATTCTGCGAAAGGTTTTACGGTCTGAAAGAGTAA
- a CDS encoding diguanylate cyclase has protein sequence MPASQQKLINFDIARVDAEEVRQAAEFQAAILADVAGRRGTLHGRIKPLAPHMAVAGPAITVEVRPGDNLAIHAAMAVAKPGDVLVIDGKGDLSCALLGEIMATLAQASGIAGIIIDGAVRDAETLSNQLFPVFAAGLNPCGPTKFIPGRVNHAISVGGAAVQAGDLVVGDIDGVVVIPRDEVRTIIELAKGKLAMESKRLVAIRDGDLRPHWLESALRQAGMLSEGETLP, from the coding sequence ATGCCTGCTTCGCAACAGAAACTCATCAACTTTGATATTGCGCGTGTTGACGCGGAAGAGGTCCGCCAGGCCGCCGAATTTCAGGCCGCCATTCTGGCTGACGTGGCCGGACGCCGTGGCACATTACATGGCCGCATCAAGCCGCTGGCGCCGCATATGGCGGTTGCCGGGCCAGCGATTACCGTAGAGGTCCGCCCGGGGGATAACCTCGCTATTCACGCCGCAATGGCCGTCGCCAAACCTGGCGATGTGCTGGTCATCGACGGGAAGGGCGATCTCTCCTGCGCGCTGCTGGGAGAGATCATGGCCACGCTGGCCCAGGCCAGCGGTATCGCAGGGATTATCATTGACGGTGCCGTTCGCGATGCGGAAACCTTAAGTAACCAACTCTTTCCGGTTTTCGCCGCCGGCCTGAATCCGTGCGGCCCCACCAAGTTCATTCCAGGCAGGGTCAATCACGCTATTTCAGTCGGTGGCGCCGCCGTGCAGGCAGGTGACTTAGTGGTAGGGGATATTGACGGCGTGGTCGTTATCCCGCGCGATGAAGTTCGCACCATCATCGAACTGGCGAAAGGCAAACTGGCGATGGAATCAAAACGTCTGGTTGCTATCCGCGACGGCGACCTTCGTCCGCACTGGCTGGAGAGCGCTCTGCGTCAGGCAGGGATGCTGAGCGAAGGGGAGACACTGCCATGA
- a CDS encoding hydroxyacid dehydrogenase yields the protein MSAKNVILITGSDLAAAALEMLEDYELVFAGRQPTESQLIALCQQHNPLAILVRYGKITAAVMDAAPALKVIAKHGSGIDVIDVEAATARGIMVRAATGANAAAVSEHTWALILACAKSVIPLDRRLREGHWDKSTHKSLELEGRTLGLVGLGAIGSRVAKIAVAFGMKVLAYDPYAKTVPPECERVDELKDLLMQADVLSLHCPLTQHNRGMINAATLAQCKPGAILVNTARGGLIDDVALAAALKAGTLRWAALDSFHSEPLTTPHIWQAIDNVILSPHVGGVSDASYVKMGTAAAANILQVLQESAQTETTF from the coding sequence ATGAGCGCTAAAAACGTCATCCTGATTACCGGCAGCGATTTGGCTGCAGCAGCGCTGGAGATGCTGGAAGATTACGAGCTTGTCTTTGCCGGCCGCCAGCCAACAGAATCCCAGCTGATAGCCTTGTGCCAGCAGCACAATCCGCTCGCGATACTGGTGCGCTATGGCAAAATCACGGCCGCCGTCATGGATGCCGCCCCGGCATTGAAGGTGATTGCCAAACATGGCAGCGGCATTGATGTCATTGACGTTGAGGCGGCCACCGCGCGCGGCATAATGGTTCGCGCGGCGACGGGGGCCAATGCCGCCGCGGTTTCCGAACACACCTGGGCGTTAATTCTGGCCTGTGCCAAGTCGGTCATTCCGCTTGACCGCCGCCTGCGTGAAGGGCACTGGGATAAATCAACGCATAAATCACTCGAACTTGAGGGCAGAACGCTGGGACTGGTCGGCCTCGGCGCTATTGGCAGCCGTGTGGCGAAAATTGCCGTCGCCTTTGGTATGAAGGTTCTGGCTTACGATCCCTACGCGAAAACGGTCCCGCCGGAATGTGAACGTGTTGACGAACTCAAAGACCTGCTGATGCAGGCCGATGTTCTGTCCCTTCATTGTCCCTTGACGCAACATAACAGAGGAATGATCAATGCCGCCACGCTGGCGCAGTGTAAGCCGGGCGCTATCCTGGTGAATACTGCGCGCGGCGGGTTGATTGACGATGTGGCGCTGGCCGCAGCATTAAAAGCGGGGACCTTGCGCTGGGCGGCGCTCGACAGCTTTCACAGTGAACCACTCACCACGCCGCATATCTGGCAGGCGATTGATAATGTCATTCTGTCTCCGCATGTGGGTGGCGTTAGCGATGCCTCTTACGTGAAAATGGGGACCGCCGCCGCAGCCAACATTCTGCAGGTGCTGCAGGAGTCGGCTCAGACAGAAACAACGTTTTGA
- the norW gene encoding NADH:flavorubredoxin reductase NorW, protein MSDGIVIIGSGFAARQLVKNIRKQDTQIPLTLIAADSMDEYNKPDLSHVISRGQKADDLTLQSAGEFAEQYNLRLFPHTWVSDIDAENRLVKSQDNQWRYDKLVLATGATPFIPPVPGRELMLTLNSQREYGAAQSQLHDARRVLIVGGGLIGCELAMDFCRAGKAVTVVDNSASVLAALMPPEASSRLQHRLTEMGVHLMLKTQLEGLEHTADGIRVSLDRQRAITVDAVVAAAGLRPETSLARHAGLQINRGVVVNNQLQTSDPAIYALGDCAEINGTVLPFLQPILLSAMCLSKNLLAQTGELTLPPMLVKVKTPDLPLHLAGDTRRDDLTWNIVAAKEGLVAKGLDAENQLRAFVVSEDKMKEAFALLKQLVS, encoded by the coding sequence ATGAGTGATGGCATCGTCATCATCGGCTCGGGCTTCGCGGCCCGACAGCTGGTGAAAAATATCCGTAAGCAGGATACGCAAATCCCGCTGACCTTAATCGCCGCCGATAGCATGGATGAATACAACAAACCCGACCTCAGCCATGTCATCAGCCGCGGGCAGAAGGCCGACGATCTGACCCTGCAAAGCGCCGGCGAGTTCGCCGAGCAGTATAATCTGCGTCTGTTTCCCCATACCTGGGTGAGCGATATCGACGCCGAAAACCGGTTAGTGAAGAGCCAGGATAACCAGTGGCGCTACGACAAACTGGTACTGGCCACCGGGGCGACGCCGTTTATCCCGCCGGTACCGGGACGCGAGCTGATGCTGACGCTGAACAGCCAGCGCGAATACGGCGCGGCGCAGAGCCAGCTGCACGACGCCAGGCGGGTGCTGATCGTCGGCGGCGGCCTGATTGGCTGCGAACTGGCGATGGATTTCTGCCGCGCCGGTAAAGCGGTAACGGTAGTCGATAACTCAGCCAGCGTGCTGGCGGCGCTGATGCCGCCGGAGGCCAGCAGCCGCCTGCAGCATCGGCTTACCGAGATGGGCGTACATCTGATGCTGAAAACGCAGCTCGAAGGGCTGGAACACACCGCCGACGGCATCCGCGTCAGCCTCGATCGCCAGCGCGCGATAACCGTCGATGCGGTGGTGGCCGCCGCCGGCCTGCGCCCGGAAACGTCGCTGGCGCGCCACGCTGGATTGCAGATTAACCGCGGCGTGGTGGTCAATAACCAGCTGCAAACCAGCGACCCGGCGATTTACGCCCTCGGCGACTGCGCGGAAATCAACGGTACGGTACTGCCGTTCCTGCAGCCGATTTTACTCAGCGCCATGTGCCTGAGTAAAAACCTTCTGGCGCAGACGGGCGAGCTCACATTGCCGCCAATGCTGGTGAAAGTGAAAACCCCGGATCTGCCGCTGCATCTGGCCGGCGACACCCGCCGCGACGATCTGACGTGGAATATCGTGGCCGCCAAAGAGGGGCTGGTGGCGAAAGGCCTGGATGCAGAGAATCAACTGCGTGCCTTTGTGGTCAGCGAAGACAAGATGAAAGAAGCCTTTGCGCTGCTCAAGCAACTGGTGAGTTGA
- the norV gene encoding anaerobic nitric oxide reductase flavorubredoxin gives MSIAVKNNILWVGQRDWEVRDFHGTEYKTLRGSSYNSYLIREEKNVLIDTVDHKFSREFVQNLRSEIDLADLDYIVINHAEEDHAGALTELMMQIPDTPIYCTANAIDSINGHHHHPEWNFHVVKTGDTLDIGNGKQLIFVETPMLHWPDSMMTYLTGDAVLFSNDAFGQHYCDEHLFNDEVDQIELYEQCQRYYANILTPFSRLVTPKITEILGFNLPVEMIATSHGVVWRDNPTQIVEKYLEWAADYQEDRITIFYDTMSNNTRMMADAIAQGITEVDPRVAVKIFNVARSDKNDILTNVFRSKGVLVGTSTMNNVMMPKIAGLVEEMTGLRFRNKRASAFGSHGWSGGAVDRLSTRLQDAGFEMSLSLKAKWRPDIDALELCRQHGRDIARQWALSPLPVAEAATTPEQQDCACAAAAAADLGPMMQCSVCQWVYDPAKGEPNQDVQPGTPWSEVPDNFLCPECSLGKDVFDVLATEAK, from the coding sequence ATGTCTATTGCGGTTAAAAATAACATTCTTTGGGTTGGCCAACGTGACTGGGAAGTGCGTGATTTCCACGGCACCGAATATAAAACGCTGCGCGGCAGCAGCTACAACAGCTATCTCATCCGCGAAGAGAAAAACGTGCTGATTGATACCGTCGATCATAAATTCAGCCGCGAGTTCGTGCAGAACCTGCGCAGCGAAATCGATCTCGCCGACCTCGACTACATCGTCATTAACCACGCCGAAGAGGACCATGCCGGCGCGCTGACCGAACTGATGATGCAGATCCCGGATACGCCGATCTACTGCACCGCCAACGCCATCGACTCGATCAACGGCCACCATCATCATCCTGAGTGGAACTTCCACGTGGTGAAAACCGGCGATACTCTCGATATCGGTAATGGTAAACAGCTGATCTTCGTGGAAACGCCGATGCTGCACTGGCCCGACAGCATGATGACCTACCTGACCGGCGACGCGGTGCTGTTCAGCAACGACGCCTTCGGCCAGCACTACTGCGACGAACACCTGTTCAACGATGAAGTGGACCAGATTGAACTGTACGAACAGTGCCAACGCTACTACGCCAACATCCTGACGCCCTTCAGCCGCCTGGTGACGCCGAAAATTACTGAAATCCTCGGCTTCAACCTGCCGGTGGAGATGATTGCCACCTCCCACGGCGTGGTCTGGCGCGATAACCCGACGCAAATCGTCGAGAAATACCTCGAGTGGGCGGCGGATTATCAGGAAGATCGCATCACGATTTTCTACGACACCATGTCCAACAACACCCGTATGATGGCGGACGCCATTGCCCAGGGGATCACCGAAGTTGACCCGCGGGTGGCGGTAAAAATCTTCAACGTCGCCCGCAGCGACAAAAACGACATTCTCACCAACGTTTTCCGCTCGAAAGGTGTGCTGGTGGGCACCTCCACCATGAACAACGTGATGATGCCGAAAATCGCCGGGCTGGTGGAAGAGATGACCGGGCTGCGTTTTCGCAATAAACGCGCCAGCGCCTTTGGCTCACACGGCTGGAGCGGCGGCGCGGTAGACCGCTTGTCCACCCGCCTGCAGGATGCCGGCTTTGAGATGTCACTGAGCCTGAAAGCCAAATGGCGCCCGGATATCGACGCACTGGAACTGTGCCGCCAACACGGTCGTGACATCGCCCGCCAGTGGGCCCTCTCTCCGCTGCCGGTTGCTGAAGCAGCGACAACGCCGGAACAACAGGACTGTGCCTGTGCCGCCGCCGCGGCCGCTGACCTCGGTCCCATGATGCAGTGCAGCGTGTGCCAGTGGGTCTATGACCCGGCGAAAGGCGAACCTAACCAGGATGTCCAGCCGGGTACGCCGTGGAGTGAAGTGCCGGACAATTTCCTCTGCCCTGAGTGTTCTCTTGGCAAAGATGTCTTTGACGTACTGGCGACGGAGGCAAAATGA
- the norR gene encoding nitric oxide reductase transcriptional regulator NorR, producing the protein MSFSVDELARIAIDLQSDIGHTDRFSRLITTLRQILGCDASALLRYEAHQFVPLAIDGLAQDVLGRRFALEGHPRLEAIARAGDVVRFPADSDLPDPYDGLIPGHESLKVHACVGLPLFAGQTLIGALTLDGMDADRFDSFSDEELRLIAALVAGALNNALLIARLEAQNVLPVQPVNDAQPERQEIIGLSAPMLQLKKEIDIVAASDLNVLISGETGTGKELVAKAVHQGSPRAANPLVYLNCAALPESVAESELFGHVKGAFTGAISNRSGKFEMADNGTLFLDEIGELSLALQAKLLRVLQYGDIQRVGDDRSLRVDVRVLAATNRDLRQEVVEGRFRADLYHRLSIFPLSVPALRERDSDVVLLAGYFCEQCRLRMGLARVILSEAARNRLQQWSWPGNVRELEHAIHRAVVLARATQAGDEVVLEPQHFQFAVAAPMLPTETAAAVPATGNVNLREATDSFQREAISRALEANQRNWAATARALELDVANLHRLAKRLGLKGSLPGKNSAG; encoded by the coding sequence ATGAGTTTTTCCGTCGACGAGCTGGCGAGAATCGCCATTGATTTACAAAGCGATATTGGTCACACCGACCGCTTTTCGCGCCTGATTACTACCCTGCGGCAGATCCTCGGCTGCGATGCCTCGGCGCTGCTGCGCTATGAGGCGCATCAGTTTGTGCCGCTGGCGATCGATGGCCTGGCGCAGGATGTGCTTGGTCGGCGCTTTGCCCTGGAAGGACACCCGCGGCTTGAGGCGATTGCGCGTGCCGGGGATGTGGTGCGCTTCCCGGCGGATAGCGATTTGCCCGACCCCTATGACGGGCTGATCCCCGGTCATGAGAGCCTGAAGGTTCACGCCTGCGTTGGCCTGCCGCTGTTTGCCGGGCAGACGCTGATTGGCGCGCTGACTCTTGACGGCATGGATGCTGACCGTTTCGATAGCTTCAGCGATGAAGAGCTGCGGCTGATTGCCGCGCTGGTGGCCGGGGCATTGAATAACGCGCTGCTTATTGCCCGCCTTGAGGCGCAAAACGTGTTGCCGGTGCAACCGGTGAATGACGCGCAGCCTGAGCGTCAGGAGATTATCGGCCTGTCAGCGCCCATGCTGCAGCTGAAAAAAGAGATCGATATCGTCGCCGCCTCGGACCTAAACGTACTGATCAGCGGCGAAACCGGCACCGGGAAAGAGCTGGTGGCGAAGGCGGTGCATCAGGGCTCTCCGCGGGCGGCTAACCCGCTGGTCTATCTCAACTGCGCGGCGCTGCCGGAAAGCGTGGCGGAGAGCGAGCTGTTTGGCCATGTGAAAGGGGCGTTTACCGGGGCTATCAGCAACCGCAGCGGTAAATTTGAGATGGCTGATAACGGCACCCTGTTCCTTGATGAAATTGGCGAACTGTCGCTGGCGTTGCAGGCGAAGCTGCTGCGCGTGCTGCAGTATGGCGATATTCAGCGCGTCGGCGATGACCGCAGTCTGCGGGTCGATGTGCGGGTGCTGGCGGCGACGAACCGCGATCTGCGCCAGGAGGTGGTGGAAGGGCGCTTTCGCGCCGACCTGTACCATCGCCTGAGCATCTTCCCGCTGTCGGTTCCGGCGCTACGCGAGCGGGACAGCGATGTGGTGCTGCTGGCGGGCTATTTCTGTGAGCAGTGCCGCCTGCGGATGGGGCTGGCGCGGGTGATACTCAGCGAAGCGGCGCGAAACAGGCTGCAGCAGTGGTCCTGGCCGGGCAACGTGCGCGAACTGGAGCATGCTATTCACCGGGCGGTGGTGCTGGCGCGGGCCACCCAGGCCGGCGATGAAGTGGTGCTGGAGCCGCAGCATTTCCAGTTTGCGGTGGCCGCGCCGATGTTGCCGACTGAGACGGCGGCAGCGGTGCCGGCGACGGGAAACGTCAATCTACGCGAGGCGACCGACTCTTTTCAGCGGGAAGCGATTAGCCGCGCGCTGGAGGCGAACCAGCGCAACTGGGCGGCGACCGCCCGTGCGCTGGAGCTGGACGTCGCCAACCTGCATCGGCTGGCGAAACGTCTGGGGCTTAAAGGATCCCTGCCTGGTAAAAATTCTGCAGGTTGA
- the gutQ gene encoding arabinose-5-phosphate isomerase GutQ translates to MSNFLLEAGRQTLMLELQEASRLPERLGDDFIRAAETIIHCEGKLIVSGIGKSGHIGKKLAATFASTGTPAFFVHPAEALHGDLGMLDSRDVMLFISYSGSAKELDLIVPRLEEKSIPLLAMTGKSTSPLALAAKAVLDIAVEREACPMHLAPTSSTVNTLMLGDALAMAVMQARGFNEEDFARSHPAGALGARLLNKVHHLMRRDEEVPRVDAGANVMDAMLELSRTGLGLVAVCDETNRVQGVFTDGDLRRWLVAGGTLNDSVTRAMTRNGVTLQAESRAVEAKERLMKHKISAAPVVDENGQLVGAINLQNFYQAGIL, encoded by the coding sequence ATGAGTAACTTTTTGTTAGAGGCCGGACGCCAGACCCTGATGCTTGAGCTGCAGGAGGCGAGCCGCCTGCCGGAACGCCTGGGCGACGACTTCATCCGCGCGGCGGAAACCATCATCCACTGCGAGGGCAAACTGATTGTCTCCGGTATCGGTAAATCCGGCCACATCGGTAAAAAGCTGGCGGCAACCTTCGCCAGCACCGGCACCCCGGCCTTTTTCGTCCATCCGGCAGAAGCCCTGCACGGCGATCTCGGTATGCTCGATAGCCGCGACGTGATGCTGTTTATCTCCTACTCCGGTAGCGCAAAAGAGCTGGATCTCATCGTGCCGCGGCTGGAAGAGAAATCCATTCCGCTGCTGGCGATGACCGGCAAATCCACCTCGCCGCTGGCGCTGGCGGCGAAAGCGGTGCTGGATATCGCCGTGGAGCGCGAAGCCTGTCCGATGCATCTGGCGCCGACCTCCAGCACCGTTAACACCCTGATGCTGGGCGACGCGCTGGCGATGGCGGTGATGCAGGCGCGCGGTTTCAATGAAGAAGATTTCGCCCGTTCCCACCCGGCGGGCGCCCTCGGCGCGCGTCTGCTGAATAAGGTGCATCACCTGATGCGCCGCGACGAAGAAGTGCCGCGGGTCGATGCCGGGGCCAACGTCATGGACGCCATGCTTGAACTCAGCCGAACCGGGCTCGGCCTGGTGGCGGTCTGCGATGAAACCAACCGCGTGCAGGGCGTTTTCACCGACGGCGACCTGCGCCGCTGGCTGGTTGCTGGCGGTACGCTCAACGATAGCGTCACTCGGGCGATGACCCGCAACGGCGTAACGCTGCAGGCGGAAAGCCGCGCGGTGGAAGCCAAAGAGCGGCTGATGAAACACAAAATCAGCGCCGCGCCGGTGGTGGATGAAAACGGCCAACTGGTCGGCGCCATCAACCTGCAGAATTTTTACCAGGCAGGGATCCTTTAA
- the srlR gene encoding glucitol operon DNA-binding transcriptional repressor SrlR translates to MKPRQRQAAILEHLQSQGKCSVEELAQHFDTTGTTIRKDLVILENAGTVIRTYGGVVLNKDEADPPIDHKTLINTHKKAQIAEAAVRYIHDGDSIILDAGSTVLQMVPLLSRFNNITVMTNSLHIVNALSEFDNEQTILMPGGTFRKKSASFHGQLAENAFEQFSFDKLFMGTDGIDLVAGVTTFNEVYTVSKAMCNAAREVILMADSSKFGRKSPNIVCGLERVDKLITDAEIDPEFQRALEAKGIEVIITGEHHE, encoded by the coding sequence ATGAAACCACGTCAGCGCCAGGCAGCCATTCTCGAGCACCTGCAATCGCAGGGCAAGTGCTCGGTCGAAGAGCTGGCGCAACACTTCGACACCACCGGCACCACTATCCGCAAGGATCTGGTGATTCTGGAGAATGCCGGGACCGTCATCCGCACCTACGGCGGCGTAGTGTTGAATAAAGACGAGGCCGACCCGCCTATCGACCACAAGACGCTGATCAACACCCACAAGAAAGCGCAGATTGCCGAGGCCGCCGTGCGCTACATCCACGATGGCGATTCAATCATCCTCGACGCCGGCAGCACCGTGCTGCAGATGGTGCCGCTGCTGAGCCGCTTCAATAACATCACGGTGATGACCAACAGCCTGCATATCGTCAACGCCCTTTCCGAGTTCGATAACGAGCAGACCATCCTGATGCCGGGCGGCACCTTCCGTAAAAAATCGGCTTCATTCCACGGCCAGCTGGCGGAAAACGCCTTCGAACAATTCAGCTTCGACAAGCTGTTTATGGGTACCGACGGCATTGATCTGGTGGCGGGCGTCACCACCTTTAACGAGGTCTATACCGTCAGTAAGGCGATGTGTAACGCCGCCCGCGAAGTGATCCTGATGGCCGACTCATCCAAGTTTGGCCGTAAAAGTCCCAACATTGTCTGCGGCCTTGAACGCGTGGATAAATTGATTACCGATGCCGAGATTGACCCTGAATTCCAGCGGGCGCTGGAAGCCAAAGGTATTGAAGTCATTATTACTGGAGAACATCATGAGTAA
- the gutM gene encoding transcriptional regulator GutM, producing MVTTLITVAAIAWLTQLAFGGWQIRRFNRAFDSLCQQGRVGVGRSSGRFKPRAIVAIAVDENDRICDTLLMKGLTVFASPQKIPTLSGKHLKELQPDVIFPNDPLCQNALSLALNPKHA from the coding sequence ATGGTTACCACATTAATCACCGTCGCCGCTATCGCCTGGCTGACTCAGCTGGCTTTCGGCGGCTGGCAAATTCGCCGCTTCAATCGCGCTTTTGATAGCCTTTGCCAGCAGGGCCGCGTTGGCGTCGGCCGTTCCTCCGGGCGCTTTAAACCACGCGCGATTGTCGCTATCGCCGTCGATGAAAACGATCGTATTTGCGATACGCTGTTGATGAAGGGTCTCACCGTCTTCGCCAGCCCGCAAAAAATCCCCACGCTTAGCGGTAAACATCTCAAGGAATTGCAGCCTGATGTGATCTTTCCCAATGATCCGCTCTGTCAGAATGCACTATCATTAGCGCTTAATCCGAAACATGCATAA
- the srlD gene encoding sorbitol-6-phosphate dehydrogenase, translating to MNQVAVVIGGGQTLGEFLCRGLAAEGYRVAVVDIQSEKASRVAQEINAEYGEGTAYGFGADATSEASVTALAHGVDEIFTRVDLLVYSAGIAKAAFISDFALGDFDRSLQVNLVGYFLCAREFSRLMIRDGIKGRIIQINSKSGKVGSKHNSGYSAAKFGGVGLTQSLALDLAEYGITVHSLMLGNLLKSPMFQSLLPQYATKLGIDESEVEQYYIDKVPLKRGCDYQDVLNVLMFYASPQASYCTGQSINVTGGQVMF from the coding sequence ATGAATCAGGTTGCTGTTGTCATTGGTGGCGGACAAACCTTAGGAGAGTTTCTGTGCCGCGGTCTGGCCGCCGAGGGGTACCGCGTGGCGGTGGTCGATATTCAAAGTGAAAAAGCCAGCCGCGTCGCCCAGGAGATCAACGCTGAATATGGCGAAGGCACGGCATACGGCTTCGGCGCCGACGCCACCAGCGAAGCCAGCGTCACTGCCCTGGCTCACGGGGTGGATGAGATTTTCACGCGCGTCGATCTGCTGGTGTACAGCGCCGGGATTGCCAAAGCGGCGTTTATTAGCGACTTCGCGCTGGGGGATTTCGACCGCTCGCTGCAGGTGAACCTGGTGGGCTATTTCCTCTGCGCCCGCGAGTTCTCGCGGCTGATGATCCGCGATGGCATTAAAGGTCGCATCATTCAGATCAACTCGAAGTCCGGCAAAGTGGGCAGTAAGCACAACTCCGGCTACAGCGCGGCGAAGTTCGGCGGCGTCGGGCTGACCCAGTCGCTGGCGCTGGATCTGGCGGAGTACGGTATTACCGTCCATTCGCTGATGCTCGGCAATCTGTTGAAATCGCCGATGTTCCAGTCGCTGCTGCCGCAGTATGCCACCAAGCTCGGCATTGATGAGAGCGAAGTCGAGCAGTACTACATCGATAAGGTGCCGTTGAAACGCGGCTGCGATTACCAGGATGTGCTGAACGTGTTGATGTTTTACGCCAGCCCGCAGGCGTCGTACTGCACCGGGCAGTCAATTAACGTTACCGGCGGCCAGGTGATGTTTTAA
- the srlB gene encoding PTS glucitol/sorbitol transporter subunit IIA produces the protein MTVIYHTTITRIGACATMALEEQMLITFREGAPADIEEYCFIHNHGELAGPLTPGAELQLGDRRYPVTAVGEVAEQNLRELGHITLRFDGHREAEFPGTVHVAGPVPDAIATGCVLKFVA, from the coding sequence ATGACCGTCATTTACCACACCACCATTACCCGCATCGGCGCCTGCGCGACGATGGCGCTGGAAGAGCAGATGCTGATCACCTTCCGCGAGGGCGCCCCGGCGGATATCGAAGAGTATTGCTTTATTCACAACCACGGCGAGCTTGCCGGCCCCCTGACGCCGGGCGCAGAGCTGCAGCTCGGCGACAGGCGTTATCCGGTGACCGCCGTCGGCGAGGTCGCCGAACAAAACCTGCGCGAGCTGGGCCACATCACCCTGCGCTTCGACGGCCATCGTGAAGCGGAGTTTCCCGGAACCGTTCACGTCGCCGGCCCGGTGCCGGATGCTATCGCGACCGGCTGCGTACTGAAATTTGTTGCTTAG